The sequence ACCCTCGATGATCGCCAACTGATCGGCCAGGGCGTCGACCTCCTCGAGGTAGTGACTGCTCAGCAACACCGTGGTCCCCTGGTCCCGCAGTTGACGCAACACAGTCCAGATGGCGGCGCGACTCTCGATATCCAGGCCGACGGTCGGCTCATCGAGCACCAACACATCGGGGCGATGCAGGAGTCCAGAGGCCAAGTCCAGGCGGCGGCGCATCCCGCCGGAATAGGTGCCGCTACGGCGGTCGATCCATTCGGCCATCCCCAGCAGTTCAATCAGCTCAGCAATGCGCTGATCCCTCGTTGAGCGGGGCAGGTGATACAGATCCCCCTGCAGCTGGAGCAGCTCGCGGCCGCTCAAAATCTTGTCGAGGGCGACCTCTTGGGCCACATAACCCAAGCGCTCGCGAACGCCCCTGGGGTCAACTAGAGCATCGAGACCAGCCACCTGAACGCGGCCGCTGGACGGAGCCAGCAAGGTTGCGAGGATGCGCAGGGTGGTGGTTTTACCCGCCCCATTGGGGCCGAGCAACCCAAACAAGCTGCCTGCGGGGACCTTCAAGTTGAGACCGTTCAGAGCATCAACGGCCTTCTCGCCTTTGCCATAGCGCTTGGAGACGTTTTCCAGATCAATCACTGGATGAGTCACCGCCGCCGACCTCACTGAAGCATTAAGGAGATTGAATCTAGAAAGCGTTGCTCACCAGCGATGCGACCAGGGTGAAACCTGCATTGCCGGACCCACTCCAACCGAGCAAGGCAAAGCCCTGTTGCGAAAACTGTTCGCCAGCCGGCATCCGCGCCAGCAGAAGCAGCAGACAAACACCAAAGAGGTAGAAGATCGACCAGCGAAACAATCCCTTCGCCCGCTGAAGATCGTCGGGGTCCTGATGCAAGTTCCAGGTCATCTGAAGCAGCCGGGCATTGAACGGAAGCAGCAGTAGCCCATAGAGCAGACCACCTCCGGGCAAGGCCCAAACACCAAAGAGACTGAGCAACACAGTCGCCAGGGCGTACCAGCGAATCGCCTCAGCCGTGGCACCACTGCCCTTGACCACAGGGAGCATCGGAATCCCAACGGCGCGGTAGTCCTCCTTCAGCAGCAAGGCCAACGCCCAGAAATGAGCTGGCGTCCAAAACATCACCAGAGCAAACAACCACCAACTGCCCAAGCCCAGGTGTCCCGTTGCTGCGGCGGCACCCACAAGCGGGGGAATAGCACCAGCGACGCCGCCGATCACAATGTTCTGGGTGGTCCGTGGTTTCAGGAGCACCGTGTAGAGCAGCACGTAACTGCAGAGTCCCAGCAGCGACAAACTGGCGGCCAGGCAATTCACGCCCCCCACCAAGAGCGTCGCTGCCGTGAGGGTCAGGGTGACGGCGATGGCGAAAGCCGTCGTGATGGAGAGGCGGCCAGAAGGGAGAGCGCGGCCACTGGTCCGCTGCATACGGCCATCGAGCTCTTGCTCCCAAAGACAGTTCAGAACCCCCGCCGCGGCCGCCGCCAAGGCGCCACCACCCAAGGTGCAGGCCATGCGCAAGGGAGGCAGGGGCCAACCCTCCGACATCGCCATCCCACCAAGAGTGGTCGCCAACAGCAAGGGAATCAACCGCGGCTTGGCGATCTCCAACCAGGGCGGCAACTTGAGTCGCTTCCTGGAGGGAACAATCTCCTCTCGGGTCAGGGTCAGTGAATTAGCCACGAAGGACCTCCGGCCAACTACGAACGGTCAAGGCCGCCAGGACGGCCACCAGCAGAGCGGCCCCGAGCTGGTGGGCAACCGTCACCGCCGGGACAGACAGGCTGAGGCGCAAACTCAGCACTCCCAGTGCGATCTGAAGCAGCACCAGCAAGGCTGCAGCCAAAGCCAAGGGGCGATCGCTGGGACGCTTCCACAGCAGGAGCCCCGAACCAAGGAGTACGAAGACACCCACCGGCCGAGCGCCAAGGCGGTGCAGGAAGAGCCAAGAGCACCCCTCACCAGCCGTCAAGCAACGGCCCGCCGCCCACTGACTGGCCATCAACCCGCCCAACAGGCACTGGACGAGCACCGCAAGCGCAAGGCCAGCGGCCAAACCAGCCCATACCAGGGAGCCTCCCGAAGCCCGAGCCAGCGAACCCGCCCTCAGCAATTCGCTCAAACCACTCAAGAGGGCCACCAGCACCAAGGCGGTCAGCAAGTGAGCCGTCACCACAGGGAACGGCAACAGCAAGGTCACCGTTAACGCCCCCAGTCCCGCTTGGACGGCCACAAGCAGCAGGCTCAAGCTGGCCCCCAGGGGAAAGCCTCTGGGCAAATCGCGTCGCCACCACCAACTCACCACGGTGAGCACGAGCAGGCCCACCCCGACAACGAAGGCATCGAGGCGATGGAACCACTCCAGGAAGACCTGGAGGTTCATTTGACGACCCGGCAAGAAGGAGCCGTAGCAGAGGGGCCAGTCGGGGCAAGCCAGGCCCGCCTCCATCACGCGCGTCGCTCCGCCGATGACCACCAGCGCAATCAGAGCCACCAGAAGGTGGGCGCAGAGTGTGGCGAGGCCGTCTCGTTTGCTGGGCTGTGTGGCGCCGAACATCTCAGGTGGAGAAGGGCGATTGGCGTCAAACTAATGACGTCTCACCGGCTTCGCTGACGACAGCAATCAGCAGTCCAAAAGCGACACCAACAGTGATCAACGGGTGAGCATTCCCTCACCGACCCGCGGCGGATTACTGCAAAGAACCACGAACGCCGCGCCAATGGCCAACCCTCCATAGGCTGAACGCGATCGATTCCAGGACTATGCGGATTCCAGCCGCAATCCTCACCCTGATCACCGGCATGGCCCTCGTTCTGATGGGTCTCTGGATCGGGCAGAACGTCAACCTGCTCCCGGTGGACGCCAGTGCAAACGCGCCGGTCTACGACGAGCTGTTCAAGGTGCTCTTCAGCATCGGAACAATCCTCTTTGTTGGGATTGCTGGACTCATCGTCTACAGCTTGGTGAAGTTCCGGCGAAAGCCCGGCGAAAGCGGTGATGGAGAGGCCGTGGAGGGGAACCTCCCTCTCGAAATCCTCTGGACCGCCATTCCTGCTGTGGTGGTCCTGTTTGTCGGCATTTACAGCTACGACATCTACGACCGCATGGGCGGCATGGCGCCGCTCAATGACCACAGCATGCACGCCATGGGCGGAGAGATGCAGGAGTCCCGCACCTGGGGTGGCATCAGTCCGGTCAGTCTCGAGAGTGACGGTGCATTGGCGCCACTACCGATCGATGTGACGGCGATGCAGTTCGCCTTCATCTTTCACTACCCCGGCGCCGAGATCACCAGCGGCGAGCTGCACGTCCCCATGGGACAGCCGGTGGCTCTGAACATGAAGGCCAACGACGTAATCCACGCCTTCTGGGTCCCCGAATTCCGGCTCAAGCAAGACATCATTCCGGGGCAGCCCACCCTCTTGAGCTTCACCGCCACTCGCCCTGGCCGCTATCCGATCGTCTGCGCCGAGCTTTGTGGCCCGTACCACGGCGGCATGCGCTCGACCGTGATCGTCGATGAGCCCGAGACCTTCGAAGCCTGGGTCAACCAAAACAGTCCGATTGCCAACGCAGCTCCACAAACACCGGTGCAGTCATGACAATCAGCCTGACCCCCGAGCACAGCACTCCTCTGCAACCCCAGGGCTGGCTCCGCTATCTGAGCTTCAGCACCGATCACAAGGTGATCGGACTGCAGTATCTGGTTTGCGGCTTCATCTTCTATCTCATCGGTGGAGCCCTCGCTGGAGCAATTCGAACGGAGTTGCTCACACCGATTTCTGACTTCCTGCCGCGAGAGACCTACAACGAAGTCCTGACCCTCCACGGGACGGTGATGATCTTTCTCTGGATCGTCCCAGTGGTCAATGGCGCCTTCGGCAACTACCTGATCCCCTTCTACGTGGGTGCCCGCGACATGGCCTTCCCCAGGCTCAATGCGGTGGCCTTTTGGCTGATCCCACCTGCGGGATTGCTCTTGATCAGCAGTTACTTCATCGCCAGTGCCCCCCAGTCGGGCTGGACCGCCTATCCACCCCTCAGCATCACGACCCCGGCAACCGGTCAGATCATCTGGATCTTGAGTGTGCTGTTGCTGGGCGGCAGCTCCATTTTTGGAGGCATCAACTTCATCGCCACGATCCTCAAATTGAGGCGTCCGGGACTGAAGCTGATGCAGCTGCCGATGTACTGCTGGGCCATGCTCGGCACCAGCATCTTGGTGGTTCTCTCAACACCAGTCCTCGCTGGAACACTGGTGTTGCTGAGCTTCGACATCATTGCTCACACCGGCTTTTTCAACCCAAGCCTGGGTGGTAATGCGGTGGTTTATCAGCACCTCTTTTGGTTCTATTCCCACCCGGCGGTTTACATCATGGTGCTGCCAGCCTTCGGCCTGGTAAGCGAAATCCTCCCCATCCACTGCCGCAAGCCCCTGTTCGGCTACACAACGATGGTGTACTCGATTTTGGGCATTGTCTTCCTGGGTCTGATCGTCTGGGCCCACCACATGTTCACCAGCGGCACGCCTCCTTGGATGCGGCTGTTCTTCACCATCGCCACCTCGTTTATTGCCGTACCAACGGGCATCAAATTCTTTAACTGGCTGGCCACGATGTGGGGCGGCCGCATTGCCCTCAACAGCGCAATGCTGTTCTCCTGCGGCTTCATCATCAACTTTGTCTTTGGCGGGATTACGGGCGTCGCCCTCGCCCAGGTCCCCTTCGACATCCACGTGCACGACACCTACTTCGTCGTCGCCCACTTTCACTACATCGTCTACGGAGGAACGGTCTTTGTGATCTTTGCCTCGATCTACCACTGGTATCCCAAGGTGACCGGGCGCTTACTCAATGAAGACCTTGGACGACTGCACTTTCTTCTCACCTTCGTCGGCTTCAACCTTTGCTTCGCTCCGCAGCATTGGCTTGGACTGAATGGAATGCCGCGGCGTGTGGCCGAATACGACCCCCAGTTCGAACTGATTAACCAACTCAGCAGCGTGGGGGCACTGCTGATGGCGATCAGCACCCTGCCTTTCCTGTTGAACGTCGTGATGAGTGCGTTCAACGGCGCCCCTGCTGGTGACAACCCCTGGAACGCCCTCACCCCCGAGTGGCTCACCAGTTCTCCCCCACCGGTCGAGAACTGGAAAGGGGAAGCCCCCTTGGTGCAGGAGCCCTATGGCTACGGCACCCCCGCCGGTGAACTCCAATTGGCCGCCACTTCGGGCTCTGAGCTCTGGAAGCTCGGCGACTCTGACCAGCGCTCCTGAACACCATGACAAGCCTGAGCCCCAGCGAGTCCCTGAGCGAACAACAGGGTGTCGAGCACCAAGAGCATCAAGAGCACCATGGCGATTTCCGAATGTTCGGCCTTGCGACCTTTCTGGTCGCCGATGGCATGACCTTCGCCGGGTTCTTTGCGGCCTACCTGACCTTCCGGGCCGTTAATCCGCTGCCATCCGGGGCCACCTACGAACTGGAGCTGGTGCTGCCCACCATCAACACCCTGCTGCTGCTGGTCAGCAGCTTCACCTTCCATCGCGCGGGCGCGGCGATGAAGCGCAACCAACGGGCCTTAGGCCAGCGCTGGTTGCTGATCAGTGCAGCCCTCGGCTTCGCTTTTCTGGCAGGGCAAATGAAGGAGTACTTCGAGCTCCCCTTTGGCCTCACCGACAACCTCTTTGCCAGCACCTTCTACGCGATCACCGGCTTCCACGGCCTGCACGTCACCTTGGGCGGTCTGATGATCCTGATCGTCTGGTGGCAATGCCGTGAGGGCGGTCGTGTCAGCTCAGAGAACCTCTTTCCCTTGGAGGCCGCTGAGCTTTATTGGCACTTTGTCGATGGCATCTGGGTGGTCCTCTACGGAATCCTTTATCTGCTGTAGTGGAGCTGTTTGATCACAGTTCTTGCAAGTTGCCCTTGCGAAGCATTGCTAGGGATCGGCACAATCGGGCCGCCAGCGCCTCACTGCACCGGTGTTCGTCGAAGAGAAGACAACAAAGCCAACCCAGATGCTGGAAGGCAAGGCGCTGCTTGATAAAGCTCGCTCCCTCAGCAATCGCCCAGAAGATCAGATCGCCAGGGCCTGCGGCTACGTCGGACCCAGCGGCCGTCTTCTGAAAAAAAGCTTCTACCGCGCCCTCGTCGAAGCCAAGGGCTACAAACTTCCTAGCCAAAGCGGCGGCGGAAGCGGCACCAAAGGCCGACAAGCCGAATTCCGCACCAAGGTCCACGGCAATGGAAACCTGTTGATCGGGAACGCCTACACCAGGCGCATGGGCCTTGAACCCGGCCAAGAGTTCAAAATCGAAATCCACAAAGAAACGGGCTCCATTTGGCTCCTTCCCCTTGGGCAGGACGGGAGCGCAAACGAAACCCTTTGAAGCGCGACCAGGCGCTCAGCGCTCGTCGGGGGCGTGGAAGGCGGCACTGAAGACCAGAAGGTCAATCCCGCTGAACAGGAAGCTGATCCCGACCAGGATGCCGAGCACGCTCAGCAAACCAAGGCCCTTCATCGAAACAATGATCAGGCCGAGGACGAAGGTGACGATGCCGTTGGCCAAACCCCAGCCCCAGCCAGCCATCTCGGTGTGGGAGAGAGAGACGATGCTGGCCACCACACCCTCCACCAAAAAGACGATGCCAATGGCGAAGGCCAAGGCCGCAACTTGAGCTGCAGCCGGCTCCACACCAGCACTGAACTGCTGGATGATCCAAGCGCCGGTCACCACGAACAAGGTGGAGACCACGAGCCGCCAGAAGCAGTGCCATTTGCTGAGCTGCCGGGAGCGATTGAGGCTGTTCACCCAGCCGATGAGTCCACCAACCAGAAAGGCCAGAGCCACCACCACCGTGACCCAGGCGGAGGCAATCATCGGGAAGATCAGGGCCAGAACACCCAGCACCAGCAGCAGGATGCCCTCGGCGACGGTGAAGCTGCGCAGGGCGCCTACCGCCAGATCGGAATTGTCGTCAGAAGCCATGAAGTGTTCAGCAGGAACACGAACCCCCGGAAGGTAGGCATGGCTTCTGGCGTTGTCAGCTCCAGCCGTGGTCTTTCAGCCAGGCATCACTAATGGGCGCCACCGAAGGAGTGCCCCCCGCTGAACCGGACTGCAACAAGCGTTCGGTGTACTTAGCGAGGAGATCCGCCTCCAAGTTCACAGCCGTCCCCCGCTGCAGATGCTGCAAGGTCGTGCTGCCCCAGGTGTGGGGAATCACCGCAATCCAAAACTCAGCCCCGTCCGCGCTGCAGCCCGCCACCGTCAGGCTGATGCCATCAACGGCGACGCTGGCCTTCTCGCAGATGTAGCGACCAAAGGCCGGATCCTCCCAACGCAGGGCCAGCTTCCAAGAGGCGCTTTGCTGCTCCACCGCCACCACATGGCCCAAGCCATCGACGTGGCCACTGACCAAATGACCCCCAAGGCGGTCCTGAAGACGCAAGGCCGGCTCCAGGTTGACCCAACCCCCTCGGTCGGCCTTCACCGCGAGGGTCGTGCGACCCAGTGTTTCCTCGCTGACGTCAGCACGGAACCCATGGGCAGAGTGCTCGGTCACCGTCAGACAGACCCCATCGACCGCAACGCTGTCCCCCAGGGCTAACTGGGCAGGATCGAGATCAGCACCCGGAGGAATCCGCAGCGTCACGCCGCCGCTGCTGCGCTGCAGTTGTCCGGTGGCCTGAACCAGCCCAGTGAACATGAGGTGGCCCGATCAACACTGGCC is a genomic window of Synechococcus sp. A10-1-5-1 containing:
- a CDS encoding ATP-binding cassette domain-containing protein, producing the protein MIDLENVSKRYGKGEKAVDALNGLNLKVPAGSLFGLLGPNGAGKTTTLRILATLLAPSSGRVQVAGLDALVDPRGVRERLGYVAQEVALDKILSGRELLQLQGDLYHLPRSTRDQRIAELIELLGMAEWIDRRSGTYSGGMRRRLDLASGLLHRPDVLVLDEPTVGLDIESRAAIWTVLRQLRDQGTTVLLSSHYLEEVDALADQLAIIEGGRVIAAGPPSELKAALGGDRVTLRVREFSDEPEALRVQQLLLACPGVRQVVVNRAQGFSLNLVVENDGVVEQLRRQLAEAELPVFALAQSRPSLDDVYLQATGRTLMDAELAVAGVRDPKAERKQSMR
- a CDS encoding heme o synthase, coding for MANSLTLTREEIVPSRKRLKLPPWLEIAKPRLIPLLLATTLGGMAMSEGWPLPPLRMACTLGGGALAAAAAGVLNCLWEQELDGRMQRTSGRALPSGRLSITTAFAIAVTLTLTAATLLVGGVNCLAASLSLLGLCSYVLLYTVLLKPRTTQNIVIGGVAGAIPPLVGAAAATGHLGLGSWWLFALVMFWTPAHFWALALLLKEDYRAVGIPMLPVVKGSGATAEAIRWYALATVLLSLFGVWALPGGGLLYGLLLLPFNARLLQMTWNLHQDPDDLQRAKGLFRWSIFYLFGVCLLLLLARMPAGEQFSQQGFALLGWSGSGNAGFTLVASLVSNAF
- a CDS encoding heme A synthase, with the translated sequence MFGATQPSKRDGLATLCAHLLVALIALVVIGGATRVMEAGLACPDWPLCYGSFLPGRQMNLQVFLEWFHRLDAFVVGVGLLVLTVVSWWWRRDLPRGFPLGASLSLLLVAVQAGLGALTVTLLLPFPVVTAHLLTALVLVALLSGLSELLRAGSLARASGGSLVWAGLAAGLALAVLVQCLLGGLMASQWAAGRCLTAGEGCSWLFLHRLGARPVGVFVLLGSGLLLWKRPSDRPLALAAALLVLLQIALGVLSLRLSLSVPAVTVAHQLGAALLVAVLAALTVRSWPEVLRG
- a CDS encoding cytochrome c oxidase subunit II; translated protein: MRIPAAILTLITGMALVLMGLWIGQNVNLLPVDASANAPVYDELFKVLFSIGTILFVGIAGLIVYSLVKFRRKPGESGDGEAVEGNLPLEILWTAIPAVVVLFVGIYSYDIYDRMGGMAPLNDHSMHAMGGEMQESRTWGGISPVSLESDGALAPLPIDVTAMQFAFIFHYPGAEITSGELHVPMGQPVALNMKANDVIHAFWVPEFRLKQDIIPGQPTLLSFTATRPGRYPIVCAELCGPYHGGMRSTVIVDEPETFEAWVNQNSPIANAAPQTPVQS
- the ctaD gene encoding cytochrome c oxidase subunit I codes for the protein MTISLTPEHSTPLQPQGWLRYLSFSTDHKVIGLQYLVCGFIFYLIGGALAGAIRTELLTPISDFLPRETYNEVLTLHGTVMIFLWIVPVVNGAFGNYLIPFYVGARDMAFPRLNAVAFWLIPPAGLLLISSYFIASAPQSGWTAYPPLSITTPATGQIIWILSVLLLGGSSIFGGINFIATILKLRRPGLKLMQLPMYCWAMLGTSILVVLSTPVLAGTLVLLSFDIIAHTGFFNPSLGGNAVVYQHLFWFYSHPAVYIMVLPAFGLVSEILPIHCRKPLFGYTTMVYSILGIVFLGLIVWAHHMFTSGTPPWMRLFFTIATSFIAVPTGIKFFNWLATMWGGRIALNSAMLFSCGFIINFVFGGITGVALAQVPFDIHVHDTYFVVAHFHYIVYGGTVFVIFASIYHWYPKVTGRLLNEDLGRLHFLLTFVGFNLCFAPQHWLGLNGMPRRVAEYDPQFELINQLSSVGALLMAISTLPFLLNVVMSAFNGAPAGDNPWNALTPEWLTSSPPPVENWKGEAPLVQEPYGYGTPAGELQLAATSGSELWKLGDSDQRS
- a CDS encoding cytochrome c oxidase subunit 3; translated protein: MTSLSPSESLSEQQGVEHQEHQEHHGDFRMFGLATFLVADGMTFAGFFAAYLTFRAVNPLPSGATYELELVLPTINTLLLLVSSFTFHRAGAAMKRNQRALGQRWLLISAALGFAFLAGQMKEYFELPFGLTDNLFASTFYAITGFHGLHVTLGGLMILIVWWQCREGGRVSSENLFPLEAAELYWHFVDGIWVVLYGILYLL
- a CDS encoding AbrB family transcriptional regulator — protein: MLEGKALLDKARSLSNRPEDQIARACGYVGPSGRLLKKSFYRALVEAKGYKLPSQSGGGSGTKGRQAEFRTKVHGNGNLLIGNAYTRRMGLEPGQEFKIEIHKETGSIWLLPLGQDGSANETL
- a CDS encoding DUF308 domain-containing protein → MASDDNSDLAVGALRSFTVAEGILLLVLGVLALIFPMIASAWVTVVVALAFLVGGLIGWVNSLNRSRQLSKWHCFWRLVVSTLFVVTGAWIIQQFSAGVEPAAAQVAALAFAIGIVFLVEGVVASIVSLSHTEMAGWGWGLANGIVTFVLGLIIVSMKGLGLLSVLGILVGISFLFSGIDLLVFSAAFHAPDER
- a CDS encoding riboflavin synthase — translated: MFTGLVQATGQLQRSSGGVTLRIPPGADLDPAQLALGDSVAVDGVCLTVTEHSAHGFRADVSEETLGRTTLAVKADRGGWVNLEPALRLQDRLGGHLVSGHVDGLGHVVAVEQQSASWKLALRWEDPAFGRYICEKASVAVDGISLTVAGCSADGAEFWIAVIPHTWGSTTLQHLQRGTAVNLEADLLAKYTERLLQSGSAGGTPSVAPISDAWLKDHGWS